The Hydrogenispora ethanolica genome includes a region encoding these proteins:
- a CDS encoding adenine phosphoribosyltransferase — MDLKSLIREVPDFPKPGISFKDITTLLKDGAALRYVVDQFDGHFRAARPDVIVGAESRGFILGAPLAYQLGVGFVLVRKPGKLPAAKERITYDLEYGQDALEIHVDAIQPGQKVVIVDDLLATGGTISATAELVKRLGGVIVGFAFIIELDALKGRDRLAGYDVLSLVHYDDEE, encoded by the coding sequence ATGGATCTAAAGTCATTAATCCGGGAAGTGCCGGATTTTCCGAAACCGGGAATCAGTTTCAAGGATATTACGACGCTGCTGAAGGACGGCGCGGCGTTGCGTTATGTGGTCGATCAGTTTGACGGGCATTTCCGGGCCGCCCGGCCGGATGTGATCGTCGGCGCCGAGTCCCGGGGCTTCATCCTGGGAGCGCCGCTCGCGTATCAATTGGGAGTCGGCTTCGTGCTGGTCCGCAAGCCCGGAAAATTGCCCGCGGCCAAGGAGCGGATCACCTATGACCTGGAGTACGGCCAGGATGCTTTGGAGATCCACGTCGACGCGATTCAGCCCGGCCAGAAAGTGGTGATTGTGGACGATCTGCTGGCCACCGGCGGGACCATCTCGGCCACCGCCGAATTGGTGAAACGGCTGGGCGGGGTGATCGTCGGTTTCGCTTTCATCATCGAACTGGATGCCTTAAAAGGCCGGGACCGTCTGGCCGGATATGATGTCCTGAGCCTGGTCCATTACGACGACGAGGAGTGA
- a CDS encoding DUF5107 domain-containing protein: MRTTDLAVKIWEEDLEIPTYPVGKPDKNPMFLEKRVYQGSSGKVYPYPIIDKIDDRKVIQKYRAVFLENPYLLIVILPELGGRIQRALDKTNQYDFVYYNRVIKPALVGLAGPWISGGIEFNWPQHHRPNTFGPVEYLLKENPDGSKTVWVSEIDRMYGTKATTGFTLYPDKAYLEIKTRLYNRTPEPQTFLWWANPAVAVNEHTQSVFPPDVHAVFDHGKRDVSRFPIATGTYYKMDYSAGVDISRYKNIPVPTSYMAYHSDYDFVGGYDHEKRAGILHIADHHIAPGKKQWTWGCGDFGQSWDRNLTDEDGPYVELMTGVYTDNQPDFTWLMPNEEKSFTQYFMPYKNIGMVKNATIDLAVNLETQAGKATVAVYATAVLKGAVVALQGKEQNYLRTEVNLSPENSWTQEVTLDPAEQEYHLSLKVFGPNGELLIAYQPAEPKIERIPDPAKPALPPAAIQTNEALYLQALHLEQYRHATYDPDPYYLEGLKRNPDDIRHNNGYGSLLLRRGLFEESESYFRRAIASSTRYNPNPYDGEPYYNLGLALKYQGRLAEAYDAFYKSVWSAAWQDSGYFSLAQIACAKEDYGNACELIAKSLVRNAHHYKARHLYGAILRQLGRYEEAARIAAETLALDPLDFGARRELQLCLEALNQSERAAAMKRELFALLETNEHNVLELARDYGNAGFFSEACQLLEEGIAAQKQLGKGVSPLIYYYLGYYLYQKGETAGALAYFKEAMTTMPDYCFPNRLEDIPVLQLAWELNPGDAKAPYYLGNLWYDKKQSALAIECWEQSRAIDDTFPTVHRNLALAYYNKQHDPAKARAALEKAFALDPADARIFLELDQLYKKTGVEPQFRLDLFNKYRNLVQCRDDLYLEYVTLHNQLGDCETAQELIAGRRFHPWEGGEGKVSAQYVYCRVELAKHYIQQGEFQKAIAQLLQASQYPVNLGEGKLYGAQENHIHYYLGCAYQGLGSTEKAKEAWEKAAVGLDEPANAMFYNDQPADMLFYQGLALVKLGRPDKARSRFNKLVAYGEQHLFDQVTIDYFAVSLPDFLIFDEDLTKRNEIHCHYLLGLGYLGLEQREQSRQELKRVLELDPNHLGALTHLKMVN, encoded by the coding sequence ATGAGAACAACGGATTTGGCAGTCAAAATATGGGAGGAAGATCTGGAGATACCCACTTATCCCGTAGGAAAGCCGGATAAGAACCCGATGTTTTTGGAGAAACGGGTATACCAGGGCAGTTCCGGAAAAGTTTATCCCTACCCCATCATTGATAAAATTGATGACCGGAAAGTGATTCAAAAATATCGCGCCGTGTTTCTGGAAAACCCTTATTTGTTGATCGTGATCTTACCGGAGCTCGGGGGCAGGATCCAAAGGGCGCTGGATAAGACCAATCAATATGATTTCGTTTATTACAACCGGGTCATTAAACCGGCGTTGGTGGGACTGGCCGGTCCCTGGATCTCCGGGGGGATCGAGTTCAATTGGCCCCAGCATCACCGACCCAACACCTTCGGCCCGGTCGAATATCTGTTGAAAGAAAATCCCGACGGCAGCAAAACCGTTTGGGTCAGCGAGATTGACCGGATGTACGGTACCAAGGCGACGACCGGATTTACGCTGTATCCGGATAAAGCGTATTTAGAGATTAAAACGCGGCTGTATAACAGAACGCCGGAGCCGCAAACTTTTTTGTGGTGGGCCAATCCCGCGGTGGCGGTCAATGAGCATACTCAATCGGTGTTTCCCCCGGATGTGCACGCCGTATTTGATCACGGCAAACGGGATGTTTCGCGGTTTCCCATTGCCACCGGGACGTATTATAAGATGGATTACTCGGCCGGGGTAGATATCTCCCGTTACAAAAACATTCCGGTTCCCACTTCGTATATGGCGTATCATTCCGATTACGATTTCGTCGGCGGTTACGACCACGAAAAACGGGCCGGCATTTTGCATATCGCCGATCATCATATTGCGCCGGGCAAAAAGCAATGGACCTGGGGCTGCGGCGATTTCGGCCAGTCCTGGGACCGCAACCTCACCGATGAAGACGGCCCCTATGTCGAATTAATGACCGGAGTCTATACCGATAACCAGCCCGATTTTACCTGGCTGATGCCGAACGAAGAGAAATCATTTACGCAATACTTCATGCCCTATAAAAACATCGGCATGGTGAAGAACGCCACCATCGACCTGGCGGTAAACCTGGAGACCCAAGCCGGTAAGGCGACGGTCGCCGTATATGCTACCGCCGTCCTGAAAGGGGCAGTCGTTGCGCTGCAAGGCAAGGAACAAAACTATCTTCGGACCGAGGTTAATCTTTCTCCTGAGAATTCCTGGACTCAGGAAGTGACTTTGGATCCGGCTGAACAAGAATATCATTTATCCTTAAAGGTGTTCGGGCCTAACGGCGAGTTGCTGATTGCGTATCAGCCGGCGGAACCCAAGATCGAGCGGATTCCGGACCCGGCGAAACCGGCCTTGCCTCCGGCCGCGATTCAAACTAACGAGGCCCTTTATCTACAGGCGTTGCATCTGGAACAATACCGCCATGCCACCTATGATCCGGATCCTTATTATTTGGAAGGATTAAAGCGCAATCCTGACGACATCCGTCATAACAACGGCTATGGTTCTTTGCTGCTGCGCCGGGGGCTATTTGAAGAAAGCGAAAGCTATTTCCGCAGGGCGATTGCCAGCTCCACCCGGTACAATCCCAATCCTTACGACGGCGAGCCCTATTATAATCTGGGATTGGCGCTGAAGTATCAGGGGCGGCTCGCTGAGGCGTACGACGCGTTTTATAAGTCGGTCTGGAGTGCGGCCTGGCAAGACAGCGGTTATTTTTCACTGGCCCAGATCGCCTGCGCGAAGGAAGACTACGGTAACGCTTGCGAGTTGATTGCGAAGTCGCTGGTCCGCAATGCCCATCATTACAAAGCCCGCCATCTCTATGGGGCCATCCTGCGCCAGCTGGGCCGTTATGAAGAAGCCGCCAGAATCGCCGCGGAGACCCTGGCTTTGGATCCGCTGGATTTCGGCGCCCGCCGGGAACTGCAGCTGTGCTTGGAGGCCTTAAATCAAAGCGAGCGTGCCGCGGCCATGAAACGGGAATTATTCGCTTTACTGGAAACCAATGAGCACAATGTGCTGGAGTTGGCGAGAGATTATGGCAACGCCGGATTTTTTAGCGAAGCCTGCCAGTTGCTTGAAGAAGGGATTGCCGCCCAAAAGCAGTTGGGGAAGGGTGTTTCGCCGCTTATTTATTATTACCTCGGCTACTATCTCTATCAGAAAGGGGAGACCGCCGGGGCGCTGGCTTATTTTAAAGAAGCCATGACCACCATGCCGGATTACTGTTTTCCCAACCGGCTGGAGGATATTCCAGTCCTGCAACTGGCCTGGGAACTAAATCCCGGCGATGCCAAGGCTCCTTATTATTTGGGCAACTTATGGTATGACAAAAAGCAGTCCGCTTTGGCGATAGAATGCTGGGAACAATCGCGGGCGATCGATGATACCTTCCCGACGGTCCATCGCAACCTGGCGCTCGCTTATTACAATAAACAGCATGATCCGGCCAAGGCCCGGGCCGCGCTGGAAAAAGCCTTTGCTCTCGATCCCGCCGATGCCCGGATCTTTCTGGAGCTTGATCAGCTCTATAAAAAAACCGGGGTGGAGCCGCAATTCCGGCTGGATTTGTTTAACAAGTACCGGAATCTGGTCCAATGCCGCGACGATTTGTATCTGGAGTATGTGACGCTCCATAATCAACTGGGCGATTGCGAAACTGCGCAAGAGCTCATTGCCGGCCGGCGGTTTCACCCTTGGGAAGGCGGCGAGGGAAAAGTCTCCGCCCAATATGTTTATTGTCGGGTCGAGCTCGCCAAACACTACATCCAACAAGGGGAATTTCAAAAAGCCATCGCCCAATTGCTGCAAGCGAGCCAGTATCCGGTCAATCTGGGCGAAGGCAAGCTGTATGGGGCGCAGGAAAACCACATCCATTACTATTTGGGCTGCGCCTATCAGGGATTGGGTTCCACGGAAAAGGCCAAGGAAGCTTGGGAAAAAGCGGCGGTGGGCCTCGATGAACCCGCCAACGCAATGTTTTATAATGATCAACCGGCCGACATGCTATTTTATCAGGGATTAGCCTTGGTAAAATTGGGCCGGCCGGACAAGGCCAGGAGCCGTTTTAACAAGCTGGTGGCATATGGCGAGCAACATTTGTTTGATCAAGTAACTATCGATTATTTCGCCGTTTCATTGCCGGATTTTTTGATTTTTGACGAAGATTTGACCAAAAGAAATGAAATCCACTGCCATTACTTGTTGGGCCTGGGGTATTTGGGTCTGGAACAGCGGGAACAGTCCCGCCAGGAGCTAAAACGGGTTCTGGAGCTTGATCCCAATCATTTGGGCGCCCTAACCCACTTGAAAATGGTAAACTAG
- the dapG gene encoding aspartate kinase: protein MQIIVQKFGGTSVATPDGREKAAAKIIQAKNEGMSVVVVVSAMGRQGEPYATDTLIGLAKGIEPAVAPREMDLLIACGEIISTIVMAQTLEKLGHPAVALTGGQAGILTDNHFGEAQIQGINPDNILQHLGEGKIVVVAGFQGITAVGDITTLGRGGSDTTATALGAALDAEMVEIYTDVDGVMAADPRIVPEAKILRELSYQEICEMANQGAKVVHPRAVAIARDKKVPVKVKSTFSEDGGTLISNGQASRVITGIAHQAGLGRVLVKAKSGSLEPAEEVKVFKLMAEAGISVDMNAISGGQVSFVVKQELLGQAGDYLLAQGFQVELVPHCCKISLIGVGMTESTGTMMRVVEALHHGHIKLLQTVDSEITISCLVPEEQMANAIKVLYREFGL from the coding sequence ATGCAGATCATCGTACAGAAATTCGGCGGCACCTCGGTGGCCACGCCGGACGGCCGGGAGAAAGCGGCCGCCAAGATTATTCAGGCCAAGAATGAGGGAATGTCGGTGGTGGTGGTCGTCTCGGCGATGGGCCGCCAAGGTGAGCCGTACGCCACGGATACCCTGATCGGACTGGCCAAGGGGATCGAACCCGCCGTGGCGCCGCGGGAGATGGATCTGCTCATCGCCTGCGGCGAGATCATTTCCACCATCGTGATGGCGCAAACCTTGGAGAAACTGGGCCATCCGGCGGTGGCTCTCACCGGCGGCCAGGCCGGCATCCTGACCGATAATCATTTCGGCGAAGCCCAGATTCAGGGGATTAACCCCGACAACATCCTGCAGCACCTGGGAGAGGGCAAGATCGTGGTGGTCGCCGGATTCCAGGGAATTACCGCCGTCGGGGACATCACCACCTTGGGCCGGGGCGGCTCGGATACGACCGCCACGGCGTTGGGCGCGGCGCTCGATGCGGAAATGGTGGAGATTTACACCGATGTCGACGGGGTGATGGCCGCGGATCCGCGGATCGTGCCCGAGGCCAAGATTCTGCGGGAATTGAGCTACCAAGAGATCTGCGAAATGGCCAATCAGGGCGCCAAGGTGGTCCATCCCCGGGCGGTGGCGATCGCCCGCGACAAAAAGGTGCCGGTCAAGGTGAAAAGCACCTTCTCCGAGGACGGCGGCACGCTGATCTCGAACGGCCAAGCGTCCCGGGTGATCACCGGCATCGCCCATCAAGCCGGTTTGGGCCGGGTGCTGGTGAAGGCCAAGAGCGGCTCCCTCGAACCGGCGGAGGAGGTCAAAGTCTTCAAATTAATGGCCGAAGCGGGCATCAGTGTCGACATGAACGCCATCTCCGGCGGCCAGGTCAGCTTCGTGGTCAAGCAGGAACTGTTGGGCCAGGCCGGCGATTATCTGTTGGCCCAAGGGTTTCAGGTGGAGCTGGTGCCCCACTGCTGCAAAATCTCCTTGATCGGAGTCGGCATGACCGAGAGCACCGGCACGATGATGCGGGTGGTGGAAGCCCTGCATCATGGGCATATTAAACTGCTGCAGACGGTGGATTCGGAGATCACCATCTCCTGCCTGGTGCCGGAGGAGCAGATGGCCAATGCCATCAAAGTGCTGTACCGCGAGTTCGGATTGTAG
- a CDS encoding amidohydrolase family protein: MRIDCHTHAFADKIADKAVAQLINYYHIQTDFGGKLGDLLSVAVEAGLDAVVLLVAATKPEQVKPANDWILDVARLSPAELERLSGLARVPRIIPFGTFHPGDPNWPAEIARLRAAGFKGIKLHPEFQGIDLADPALEPFFEEVCSDFVLMVHMGDPVKTAANFSTPRKLAAILDRFPKLRAIAAHMGGYCFWEEALADLAGRDVYLDTSSTLSYIDRGLLRRLIDRHGTEKILFGSDYPLKSPRQELELLAELDWLSDGDRERILGLNCAELLGIASGK, encoded by the coding sequence ATGCGCATCGATTGCCATACCCACGCCTTTGCGGATAAGATCGCCGACAAAGCCGTGGCCCAACTCATCAACTATTATCATATCCAGACCGACTTCGGGGGGAAACTCGGCGATCTGCTGAGCGTGGCGGTCGAGGCCGGGCTGGACGCGGTCGTCCTCCTGGTGGCCGCCACTAAGCCGGAACAGGTCAAGCCGGCCAATGACTGGATTCTGGACGTCGCCCGCCTCAGCCCCGCCGAACTGGAGCGCCTCAGCGGCTTGGCCCGGGTACCCCGGATCATCCCCTTCGGCACCTTTCATCCCGGGGACCCGAATTGGCCGGCGGAGATCGCCCGGCTGCGGGCGGCCGGATTCAAAGGCATCAAGCTGCATCCCGAGTTTCAAGGGATCGATCTGGCCGATCCGGCGCTCGAACCCTTCTTCGAGGAGGTCTGCTCCGATTTCGTGCTGATGGTCCATATGGGCGATCCGGTCAAGACCGCGGCCAATTTCAGCACCCCGCGCAAACTGGCGGCCATTCTGGACCGTTTCCCGAAGCTGCGGGCGATCGCCGCGCATATGGGCGGCTATTGTTTCTGGGAAGAGGCACTGGCCGATCTGGCCGGGCGGGATGTCTACCTGGATACCTCCAGCACGCTGTCGTATATCGACCGGGGTCTGCTGCGGCGGCTCATCGATCGCCACGGGACGGAAAAGATCCTCTTCGGCAGCGATTATCCTCTGAAATCGCCCCGGCAGGAGCTGGAACTCCTCGCGGAGCTGGATTGGCTGAGCGACGGCGACCGGGAGCGGATCTTGGGGCTCAACTGCGCCGAGCTGTTGGGGATCGCGAGCGGGAAGTAA
- the argH gene encoding argininosuccinate lyase, with protein MKAWGGRFEKETAAVMDDFHSSIHFDCRLAEEDIRGSIAHARMLGDCGIIGVDEAGQLIRGLQTILERVRAGAVSWDPKAEDIHMNVEKLLVAEVGEVGKKLHTARSRNDQVALDTRLYLRREIYHLQGLIGELIEILLERAEAEQATILPGYTHLQRAQPVLLGHHLLAYFEMFRRDYQRLDDCLKRTVLSPLGCGALAGTGFPIDRDRVARELGLAGVTGNSLDGVSDRDFAAEFIFDASLVMMHLSRCCEELVLWSSMEFQFVEMDDAYSTGSSIMPQKKNPDVAELVRGKTGRVYGDLMAILTMMKGLPLAYNKDMQEDKEALFDAVDTVVGSLSIFNPMVKTLRFNRDRMLAATRDGFLNATDLADYLAAKGLPFREAHAVVGRLVQYGIKHGKRLEDLSLEEFKEASELIAADIYETLDMTRVVKVRNSAGGTAPEQVREQLERARAWFATLEAAKG; from the coding sequence ATGAAAGCCTGGGGCGGGCGGTTTGAAAAAGAGACCGCAGCGGTCATGGATGATTTTCATTCTTCGATTCATTTTGATTGCCGGTTGGCGGAAGAGGACATCCGGGGCAGCATTGCCCATGCCCGGATGCTGGGCGACTGCGGAATTATCGGCGTGGACGAGGCCGGACAGTTGATCCGGGGGCTCCAGACCATTCTGGAGCGGGTCCGGGCCGGAGCGGTGAGCTGGGACCCCAAAGCCGAGGATATTCACATGAATGTCGAAAAGCTACTGGTGGCCGAGGTGGGCGAGGTCGGCAAGAAGCTGCACACGGCGCGCAGCCGCAATGACCAGGTGGCGCTGGACACCCGGCTGTATCTGCGGCGCGAGATCTATCACCTTCAAGGATTGATCGGCGAGCTCATCGAGATTCTGTTGGAGCGGGCCGAAGCGGAACAAGCGACGATCCTGCCCGGCTATACCCACTTGCAGCGGGCGCAGCCGGTGCTCCTGGGCCATCACCTGCTGGCCTACTTTGAGATGTTCCGCCGCGATTACCAGCGGCTGGACGATTGCTTGAAACGCACGGTCCTTTCGCCCCTGGGCTGCGGGGCGCTGGCCGGAACCGGATTCCCCATCGACCGGGACCGGGTCGCCCGGGAATTGGGCCTGGCGGGCGTGACCGGCAACAGTCTGGACGGCGTCAGCGACCGCGACTTCGCGGCCGAATTCATCTTCGACGCGTCGCTGGTGATGATGCATCTCTCCCGCTGCTGCGAGGAGCTGGTCCTCTGGTCCTCGATGGAGTTTCAGTTCGTGGAGATGGACGACGCCTACAGCACCGGATCCAGTATCATGCCGCAGAAGAAGAACCCCGACGTGGCCGAGCTGGTGCGGGGGAAGACCGGCCGGGTTTACGGCGATCTGATGGCCATCTTGACCATGATGAAAGGCCTGCCTTTGGCCTATAACAAGGATATGCAGGAAGACAAGGAAGCGCTCTTCGACGCGGTGGATACGGTGGTCGGCTCGCTCTCCATCTTCAATCCGATGGTCAAAACACTGCGCTTCAACCGCGACCGGATGCTCGCGGCGACCCGGGACGGCTTTTTGAATGCCACCGACCTGGCCGATTATCTGGCCGCCAAGGGGCTGCCGTTTCGCGAGGCTCATGCGGTGGTCGGCCGCTTGGTCCAGTACGGCATCAAGCACGGCAAACGCCTCGAAGACCTCAGCCTGGAGGAGTTCAAGGAGGCTTCGGAGCTGATCGCCGCGGATATCTATGAGACGCTGGACATGACCCGGGTGGTGAAGGTCCGCAATTCGGCCGGCGGGACCGCGCCGGAGCAAGTCCGGGAGCAGTTGGAAAGGGCCCGGGCCTGGTTCGCGACGCTGGAAGCTGCCAAGGGCTGA
- a CDS encoding EAL and HDOD domain-containing protein translates to MDVFVARQPIFDRQLKVYGYELLFRSGLENFYTATDGDQATSTVIANSFLLIGIDSLVGKKRAFINFTRNLLLNETATILPKETAFIEILENVTPDPETIAACQRLKQLGYSLAMDDFVFKQEMTPLIELADLIKVDFLTTSVAERRDLVRRFCSKPLKFLAEKVESRAEFEEALDMGYAYFQGFFLSKPVIIAGKDVPGYKVNYLRVLHELGQSSPDFDRVESLIKQDISLTYKLLKFINSAAFGFRTRIQSVRQAVVLLGLKEAIKWLSLIAIRGLASDHPDELVVSSVFRARFAELLGPAVGLESRCSELFLMGLFSMIDVFLGRPMADILDELPITEEVKGALLGKAGVYGNVLQLVQAYEKGDWEQVLFRTDALRIRDAQLPELFQDALEQTKVFTAISAAHA, encoded by the coding sequence ATGGATGTATTCGTTGCCAGACAACCCATCTTCGACAGGCAACTCAAGGTTTACGGTTATGAACTTTTATTCCGGTCGGGGCTGGAAAATTTCTACACCGCGACGGACGGGGATCAAGCGACTTCCACGGTCATCGCCAATAGTTTCTTGCTGATCGGCATCGATAGCCTGGTCGGGAAGAAGCGGGCTTTCATCAATTTCACCCGGAACCTGTTGCTCAATGAGACCGCCACGATTCTCCCCAAAGAAACCGCTTTCATTGAAATCCTGGAGAATGTGACGCCCGATCCGGAGACGATCGCCGCCTGCCAAAGGCTGAAGCAGCTCGGCTACTCCCTGGCCATGGACGACTTTGTGTTCAAGCAGGAGATGACGCCGCTGATCGAGCTGGCCGACCTGATCAAGGTGGACTTTCTGACGACTTCGGTGGCGGAGCGCCGCGATCTGGTGCGGCGTTTCTGTTCCAAGCCATTGAAATTCCTGGCCGAAAAGGTCGAATCCCGGGCCGAATTCGAGGAAGCCCTCGACATGGGGTACGCTTATTTTCAAGGGTTCTTCCTGAGCAAGCCGGTGATCATCGCCGGAAAGGACGTGCCCGGCTACAAAGTCAACTACTTGCGGGTCCTGCACGAGCTGGGCCAAAGCTCACCCGATTTCGATCGGGTGGAATCTTTGATCAAGCAGGATATCTCGCTCACCTATAAATTGCTCAAATTCATCAATTCGGCGGCGTTCGGCTTCCGGACCCGGATCCAGTCGGTCCGCCAGGCCGTGGTGCTCCTGGGCCTGAAAGAGGCCATCAAATGGCTGTCGCTGATCGCCATCCGCGGCCTGGCCAGCGATCACCCGGACGAGCTGGTGGTGAGCTCGGTCTTTCGGGCGCGCTTCGCCGAACTCCTCGGACCCGCCGTCGGGCTGGAATCCCGTTGTTCGGAACTGTTTTTGATGGGCCTCTTCTCGATGATCGATGTGTTTCTGGGCAGGCCGATGGCGGATATCCTGGACGAACTGCCCATCACCGAAGAGGTGAAGGGAGCCCTGCTGGGAAAGGCCGGGGTCTATGGCAACGTTCTCCAGCTGGTGCAGGCCTATGAGAAAGGCGATTGGGAGCAGGTGCTTTTCCGGACCGACGCCCTGCGGATCCGGGATGCGCAACTCCCCGAACTTTTCCAGGACGCCCTGGAGCAGACCAAAGTATTCACCGCCATCAGCGCTGCCCACGCCTGA
- a CDS encoding substrate-binding domain-containing protein has product MKKTWFSLLFVGVLLIASMTVLAAPARIKIGFLVKQPEESWFQNEWKFAQKFADENKVELIKIGVSDGEKVMAAIDNLAAQKAQGFVICTPDVRLGPAIMAKANAKKLKVFTVDDRFVGADGKPMTNVPYMGISATQIGFDVGQALYVEMKKRGWNAAETAAMAVTHDELETIKQRTDGSKNALIKAGFPAAKIYDAVNKTLDVPGAMEGGNVALTQHPEVKRWLVFGGNEESVIGVIRAMEGRNFNGTTIIGIGIGASIGISEFKKPGMNGFFATSAISPYRHGYETTKLLYGWIKTGKKPPLLTLTAGYIVTRETYKKVMADLGLADSIAN; this is encoded by the coding sequence ATGAAAAAGACCTGGTTTTCATTGCTTTTCGTTGGAGTGCTGCTCATTGCTTCGATGACAGTTCTTGCGGCTCCGGCCAGAATAAAAATCGGTTTTCTGGTCAAGCAACCGGAAGAGTCATGGTTTCAAAATGAATGGAAATTCGCCCAGAAGTTCGCCGATGAAAACAAAGTTGAACTGATTAAGATCGGTGTTTCCGACGGTGAAAAAGTGATGGCGGCGATCGATAATTTAGCGGCCCAAAAAGCGCAGGGCTTTGTAATTTGTACTCCCGACGTCCGCTTGGGACCGGCCATTATGGCGAAGGCCAATGCCAAAAAACTAAAAGTATTTACGGTCGACGATCGTTTTGTCGGAGCCGACGGCAAACCCATGACCAACGTACCTTATATGGGAATTTCCGCTACCCAGATTGGTTTTGATGTCGGGCAAGCTCTCTATGTCGAAATGAAAAAACGCGGTTGGAATGCAGCTGAAACTGCCGCAATGGCCGTCACCCATGATGAACTGGAAACCATCAAGCAACGCACCGACGGGAGCAAAAATGCCTTGATCAAAGCCGGCTTCCCCGCAGCCAAAATTTATGACGCGGTTAATAAAACGTTGGATGTTCCCGGCGCAATGGAAGGCGGGAATGTTGCCTTGACGCAGCATCCGGAGGTAAAACGCTGGTTAGTGTTTGGCGGTAATGAAGAATCGGTTATCGGCGTCATTCGCGCCATGGAAGGCCGTAACTTTAACGGTACCACCATTATCGGGATTGGCATCGGCGCCAGTATCGGCATCAGCGAATTTAAAAAGCCCGGTATGAATGGTTTCTTCGCCACCAGCGCCATTAGCCCGTACCGGCATGGCTATGAAACCACCAAACTGCTATACGGGTGGATCAAAACCGGCAAGAAACCGCCGTTATTGACTTTAACCGCAGGTTATATCGTGACTCGCGAGACTTATAAGAAGGTTATGGCTGACCTCGGGCTCGCCGATTCGATTGCAAATTGA
- a CDS encoding AraC family transcriptional regulator: MPRNFLKEVTEHPLIRPLYPTDIGHFPEAQFHYRERLEGCDQHIMIYCVKGKGWFTIDGKNQPLHQDNLLIIPRGTPHIYASSDANPWTIYWLHFLGGQSEYYFQHLLPEFHAFPIPLEKAPNIVRLFNEIYEVLQNGFTLDNMILASQILPHLLGLIFLMNHDYQLQLKASNQDIEESIQYMAKHLAENLALHELAARANLSVSHYSYLFKNKTGYSPIDYFLRLRIQRACQYLDITVLNIETIAAKLGFKDPYYFSRLFHRIMGQSPSAYRKIKKG; encoded by the coding sequence TTGCCCCGAAATTTCCTGAAGGAAGTTACGGAACATCCGCTGATTCGGCCGCTTTACCCGACCGACATCGGCCACTTCCCGGAGGCGCAATTTCATTACCGCGAGCGGCTGGAAGGCTGCGACCAGCACATCATGATTTATTGCGTGAAAGGAAAAGGCTGGTTTACCATTGACGGCAAGAACCAGCCGCTCCATCAGGACAACCTGCTGATCATCCCCAGGGGCACGCCCCATATCTACGCTTCCAGCGATGCCAATCCCTGGACCATCTATTGGCTCCATTTCCTGGGCGGTCAATCCGAATACTATTTCCAGCATTTATTGCCGGAATTTCATGCCTTCCCGATCCCGCTGGAGAAAGCCCCCAACATCGTCCGCTTGTTTAATGAAATTTATGAAGTGCTGCAGAATGGCTTCACTCTGGACAACATGATCCTCGCTTCGCAGATACTCCCCCATTTGCTGGGCCTGATCTTTTTAATGAATCACGATTACCAGCTGCAATTGAAAGCCAGTAATCAGGATATCGAAGAGTCCATCCAATATATGGCCAAACATTTGGCGGAAAATCTTGCTTTACATGAACTGGCCGCCCGCGCCAATCTTTCGGTATCCCATTATTCTTACCTGTTTAAAAACAAGACCGGTTATTCGCCCATCGATTATTTCCTGCGTTTAAGGATTCAAAGGGCCTGCCAGTATCTGGACATCACGGTCTTGAACATTGAAACCATCGCCGCCAAACTCGGCTTCAAAGATCCGTATTATTTTTCGCGGCTATTTCACCGAATCATGGGGCAGTCCCCTTCCGCCTATCGTAAAATTAAGAAGGGGTAA